The Ostrinia nubilalis chromosome 15, ilOstNubi1.1, whole genome shotgun sequence region ATGTTTGAAGAGCAACAAGAACTTTGCTACTAAACTtttttaggtacctacaatgCGAGAAAGCATCAACTTTGCTTATCACAATAGATTTTAGAGATAATCTGAATAAGGTCTcaatatttcggaaaaataaaTCTTACCTTAGGTCTCTATCAAGTTATTTTTACTGATACTGAACCCATTTCAGAGTCTGCGAAACCAAATTTCCAATTCTGTCCTTTTACATTCACTGGAACTAACTCCCATCCTATTTGGATGCTACGAGGACCTAGGGCGTATTTTAGCTATTGCCCATTAAGATTAGACTAAATTCCTAACGATCCCATGGCAGCAAGTACGGGAATCCCAGCTTCCCCATAAAACTGTTGATGGGCATGGCGGCGGGCGGCGTGGGCGCCTTCGTCGGCACCCCGGCAGAGGTAGCCCTCATCCGCATGACGGCGGACGGACGACTCCCCCCGGAGCAGAGGAGGAACTACACCAATGTGTTTAATGCTTTGGCCAGGTTAGAGTCTACGTTGCTTGGTAAATATGTGTCTGTGGTTGAAAATTAGACTCTTTTAACTCCGACTCTAGTTTGATTCCCAGCAGCTCTACACAAAGTGTGACTTCGGCCTAATTTAAGTATCTGGTGGCAATCTGACTGTCAGAAAGGTAGGTATAGGTTCGTGTGGAGGCCGGAGTCACGAGTCTTTTCAGCAAGAATTTCAGGACGTCTATAGGTATATTTCTGGGATTAAAACTGAAAATGTCCAACTACATATTCATTCAACGAATATTTCACAGATAGTGGGACATGTCGAGATTATTCCCACTGAAATGCTTGGTCACCCATTAACAGCAAGCACTTGAGGGAACCTAACTTTTCAGTGTTTCCAAATCGATGTAGATCATCTTAATGAGCGAACTGGTGATCTTGTCTATGGGTGATCGATGGACACCAAAGTGTCTCTTGGAGACCATTTTGATCATCTGCGCGATttaatccaggtgatcaaagtggaataaatAGCTAGACCATTACATCTTTATGTGGTGTTGCAGGATATCGCGAGAGGAAGGCGTAACGACGTTGTGGCGAGGCGCCGTGGCCACGGTCACCCGCGCTATGGTCGTCAACGGGGCCCAACTCGGCTCTTACGCCCAAGTTAGTCTTGCTTCAAATTTTAGATTTAGGGTGACACATTGACACCACTAGATAGAGTAGTTTGAAAGGTAACCTCAACATACATTAGGATAAAGGCGTTGGATGTGTCACGCTTACTTATTTCATTTTACGTTTGAATTTGACGAAACAAAATGGATGAAATCATAATGGACATGATTGTGTAGGTAAAATACATCAAATATGTAGAGTTAAAGAAGTGGCAAGAAAACTAGTTATACCTACCTTTACGATCAAGGAAGAAATGCAGCGGTGTAGCTTTACAATATTTTCTTCTTTCATCACGTCAAGTTGAATTAAAAGACGTCACATAAGCTCCTAGCAATAAAAATGATCAGTGATTTGTTAAACTCTAATTCTAGGCTCGCGAAATGCTGCTCGATACATTCGGGGAAGGCATAGCGCTGCACTTCGTGTCCTCGATGATAGCAGGCTTCATCACTACCGTTGCTTCGCTGCCCGTTGACATCATCAAGACCAGGTCAGTCCAACAAAATGATTTAAGTTCAGCAATCATATACTTACTTTTTAAACGAGTACCTACATCTAGGGTCAGTTCCAACTTCCAAGATTCTTAATTTTACATAGATACCTGGCcatggcctttgtccagcagtggacgtcatttggctgaaacgaacgaacgaacgaacctggCCATGACCGTACCCCCATAGGCCAGAAGCTCTGTATAACTTGCCCCCCTAGGCGAGAGGCTGGGTACGCCCATGTACCTGGCTTCTGACGCTGGGTATAGCAAATATAGGTGGTTTTGTCGGATATCTcttcatatcatcatcatttcagctacaggaccgcgtccacttctgaacattgggctcccccaatgatttccagattggccagtTGTAGCGGCCTCTTCGCGTACGAGACCTGAAACGCTAAAGACTGATGTAGAgaacaaggtgaaccgacgacctgataaagatagcaggaaggcgctggatgcaggccgctaccaaccgtgcgatgtggaagtcattgggggaggcctatgttcagcagtggacgtcttatggctgaaatgatgatgatgatgtagagAAACTTTTATAAACACATTCGTGCACTTGTCTCTTCTAGGGTACAATACTCGGCAAAGGGAACAAGTCAGGTACAAGTCCTGATGAGTATCATCCAGAAGGAAGGAGTTCTAGCACTGTGGAGCGGCCTCATGCCAACGTACCTCAAGATCGGACCAATGACAGTACTTACGTTCATTTTCTTAGAGCAGCTCAATGGTATTTactacaaatatttttaaatggtcAGCCAATATCTCATTAGGTATCGCCTTGATCATAATTGCGGTGTTTCACGAAACTATTTGGAACAATACTTGGTTTCAAATCACAATATAAAGACTTGTGGCCGCACTTTTTACGTATTAATCTGTACTATAGCAAATACACTCCTTAAGTCCATAAAATAGCGCGACATAAAGCGATAAAATAATCGACTGGCGTCGGCTAGCTAATCAccaatacattattttttacaaaaatataatagcCAATAGCTTTTATTGCTGTCACGcgtgtaaattattaaaatgggAACCAAACAAGAAAAATATTGATGTAACATAAAACGCATTTTCTTGCACCATTCCCTGAATCTTGTTGCATGTGTGAGGTTTTATGAATAATCACAAAGTTGATGACAATTCAGAGTGCGACCAAGTCTCTCATAGAATATTAGAAagcagaaagaaagaaataaattataacttaTTACCTACTCACAGATAGAACTTTGGTTTCTTATTAGAAGAGATCTTAGGTAAAGTTAGCATTGTCATGTTGTAGAAACGTTACCTTACTTTGGTAAGATTGTCTCATAATGTAATTTACCTAACCAGTCATGTACCACAGTGATAATGactatttacaaataaatacatagtaattttgatacatttatttaattaggaaaataaaataattattccaTTTTACCAAACGTCTTTTTATTAATGCCTTATTTAACACACAGCCCATTTCACCTTCAAACATATAactaacaaataattttaaataatgtggGAATAAGCTGtcgaatttaaaaataatttacttgcACGTAAGTAATTATTATATTGGTAACACTAATACTGACGGTTAAGTTCAAAACTTTCGAGCCAAATTGAATCGAGAagaaatattacattttttaaatccaAAATAGGGTTTTTGAAAAGTCCAACCAAGCCGAGCCACCGTCTTATTCAAAGGCCCTAATTCTACAAAATTCGCCGACAGATTGTCaagaaacattatttaatttacaaagATATTATCTATGTCATTATTATAAATCATGGAGCTACAGTgagtagataagtatagttcGATCTTTATAAATTgcagtttaaaaaatgtaaacaatgtTATATTTACCAATCAAGTATCACTATTGAAACTGGACCTTAACTATCTCTACATTAATTCATTATGtaacatcaaaataaatatttatcaccaattttaaaattttattaaacttaTCTTAAATTGTTATTACAATCGACAGCACTTCCTACACATTTGTTATTTAATCGCActaaaatctagatttttactATGCTAGTTTTAcactatctgggggcacggcagagCCGtcgccaagtcgagcaaaagGACAGCCGTACCATCTACACTACGTTAATCATAGATAAATCTATACGCTTGAATTTCAGTACAATACACTTCTGGACACATCTACTTAGGCGTAGCTCCATGTCGTATGGTATTCTGAAttcaaatttaaaacaataagaTCGAAAAAGATGGTAAAATGTATCAGGTTTAAAACTGCATCAACAGTTTTTGTTCAATCTAGCAATCATATTTTGGTAGGGGCCATCGAAACTTAAACTCTAAGGTGGGCCAGTAGATGTGTCCAGAAGTGTAGTAGgtcctataaaatattttaaattacataatattaattatatctatagaTTTTACAAACCATTGCCACTGGAAGTTTAGTTTTGTCACATATAAATTCCATTAATGCCATCCAACTACATCTAACAGACGTACAAACTTTACAATTTGAAGTTCGGTTAAACACTTACTTGGAATTTTTTATATCTGCATTTTAGTGGTTATTTT contains the following coding sequences:
- the LOC135078983 gene encoding mitochondrial 2-oxoglutarate/malate carrier protein-like, which translates into the protein MADKKPPPKVMPMWVNFVLGGMAGMMSICVVQPADLVKTRMQLLGPGEKGKSFIDITGDIVKKDGILGLYTGLSAALFRQATYTTGRLGCFNALMDFYKVKYGNPSFPIKLLMGMAAGGVGAFVGTPAEVALIRMTADGRLPPEQRRNYTNVFNALARISREEGVTTLWRGAVATVTRAMVVNGAQLGSYAQAREMLLDTFGEGIALHFVSSMIAGFITTVASLPVDIIKTRVQYSAKGTSQVQVLMSIIQKEGVLALWSGLMPTYLKIGPMTVLTFIFLEQLNGIYYKYF